In the Sediminibacter sp. Hel_I_10 genome, one interval contains:
- a CDS encoding PAS domain S-box protein, with product MQVPKLQNENFKKQKHDLFNSLDNQLTISVNDKYGRITYANTNFCRLLGVKLEFLIGETNELLKSHLHTDGIYRNLWSTIRKGGNWEGVLFYKKSEINFYWLKTTITPLRDAVGTITGYLSIYHDITDYYQKEITDDTVVVGESTSLKAITDVILSINQRGKIIKAIGVENQKNYDNLIGSYVYDFIDSEYHQGAKHKIKEVFQDGNIEEFQFMSSPTDVERALFISTISPVANSFEEVSFVNISTERKTSDIETFSELKAVETKYKTIFKSISAGAIVITDHVGTIVEWNKGAELTFGYTEAEVLGQSLAILIPNQHIDKGKKELFRIKERIKMNSEEGSLEILGLKKNGTEFPLEFAGSSWFCGKNRYYCAMMLETTKRKSLENKLKQKTIDLETFLYRSAHDLKAPLTSVEGLLNLLRDDVIDEQLASVIDMLDISLEKGKLMLDNLAFASRISQHKKRVSVVDFKSELETALQVLSNLEKFEDIEFRIQIDQAISFCCNVTLIRAIFQNIINNAIIYSKPLAQNHKPFISVEIEQYPDKVEILISDNGLGIRKKHIDKIFNLYYRASNEGGQGSGLGLYIVKCIVEDLNGTITVSSKLHKGTEFKIELPHLPKTATL from the coding sequence ATGCAAGTCCCAAAGCTTCAAAACGAGAATTTTAAAAAACAGAAACATGACTTATTTAATTCCCTTGACAACCAGCTAACCATTTCTGTAAATGATAAGTATGGTAGAATAACCTACGCTAATACTAATTTTTGCAGGTTATTGGGAGTTAAGCTAGAGTTCTTAATTGGTGAGACCAATGAGCTGCTAAAGTCGCATTTACATACTGATGGGATTTACAGAAATTTATGGTCTACCATTCGAAAAGGTGGAAATTGGGAAGGCGTGCTCTTTTATAAGAAATCTGAAATCAATTTTTATTGGTTAAAAACAACCATTACACCACTACGGGATGCCGTTGGGACTATTACTGGGTATCTTTCAATATATCATGATATCACAGATTATTATCAAAAGGAAATTACCGACGATACCGTCGTGGTAGGAGAAAGCACCTCTTTAAAAGCTATTACAGATGTTATATTATCTATAAACCAAAGAGGAAAAATAATAAAGGCCATTGGTGTTGAGAATCAAAAGAATTATGATAATCTCATCGGTTCTTACGTGTATGATTTTATTGATTCTGAGTATCATCAAGGAGCAAAACATAAGATCAAAGAGGTTTTTCAAGATGGCAATATTGAGGAGTTTCAGTTTATGTCCAGTCCAACTGATGTGGAGCGCGCTTTGTTTATTTCAACAATAAGCCCTGTGGCCAACAGCTTTGAAGAGGTTAGTTTCGTTAATATTTCAACCGAAAGAAAAACCAGTGATATCGAAACGTTTAGTGAGTTGAAAGCTGTAGAAACAAAGTATAAAACTATTTTTAAATCCATTAGCGCTGGCGCTATCGTGATCACAGATCATGTAGGAACTATTGTTGAATGGAATAAGGGCGCCGAGTTGACCTTTGGGTATACAGAAGCTGAAGTTTTAGGTCAATCCCTGGCTATCCTAATCCCAAACCAACATATCGATAAGGGAAAAAAGGAACTGTTTCGAATCAAGGAACGTATTAAAATGAATAGCGAAGAGGGGTCGTTGGAAATTTTAGGTCTAAAGAAAAATGGAACTGAGTTTCCTTTAGAATTTGCTGGTAGTAGCTGGTTTTGCGGCAAAAATAGATATTACTGTGCGATGATGTTAGAAACAACCAAACGTAAGAGTTTAGAAAATAAACTAAAACAAAAAACAATAGATCTAGAAACATTTTTGTACCGCTCGGCTCATGATCTTAAAGCACCTTTAACTTCTGTTGAAGGCTTGCTTAATCTTTTGAGGGATGATGTCATAGATGAGCAATTGGCTTCTGTGATTGATATGTTGGATATAAGTCTGGAAAAGGGAAAACTGATGTTGGATAACCTTGCTTTTGCCTCTAGAATTTCGCAACATAAAAAACGGGTGTCTGTCGTAGATTTTAAAAGCGAATTAGAAACGGCGCTTCAGGTTTTAAGCAACTTGGAAAAATTTGAGGACATTGAATTTCGTATTCAAATTGATCAAGCCATATCCTTTTGCTGTAATGTAACCCTAATACGTGCCATATTTCAAAATATTATTAATAATGCGATTATCTATAGTAAACCCTTAGCTCAAAATCACAAACCCTTTATTTCTGTTGAAATAGAACAGTATCCAGATAAAGTTGAAATTCTAATTTCGGATAACGGGTTAGGCATTCGAAAAAAACATATCGATAAAATTTTCAATCTTTATTATAGAGCTAGTAATGAAGGTGGTCAGGGCTCCGGTCTAGGTTTGTATATCGTTAAATGTATTGTGGAGGATTTAAATGGAACCATAACCGTATCCAGTAAATTACACAAAGGCACAGAGTTTAAAATAGAATTACCCCATCTCCCTAAAACAGCGACACTATGA
- a CDS encoding response regulator, with translation MISNIMIIDDNKIDLFIGQKIIEKYNPEIQVRSFNNAISALNFLKVSALKNCSKTISPPDLILLDINMPQMDGFEFMEAFKKMKLMDAAIKIVVLSSSLCHDDLDKVKNEQHCLGYVSKPITVDKLRDVIEKKSHNHDNDISGTFF, from the coding sequence ATGATTTCAAACATTATGATTATTGACGATAATAAAATTGATTTATTTATAGGTCAAAAAATTATTGAAAAGTACAATCCAGAGATCCAGGTAAGGAGTTTTAATAATGCTATTTCTGCACTGAATTTTTTAAAAGTATCAGCACTAAAAAACTGCTCAAAAACCATTTCACCGCCAGATTTAATTCTATTGGATATCAACATGCCCCAAATGGATGGTTTCGAATTTATGGAGGCCTTCAAAAAGATGAAGCTTATGGATGCGGCTATAAAAATTGTGGTGCTCTCATCATCGCTTTGTCATGATGACTTGGACAAGGTCAAAAACGAGCAACATTGTTTAGGTTATGTCTCAAAGCCCATAACTGTAGATAAATTGAGAGATGTTATTGAGAAAAAATCACATAATCATGACAATGACATTTCTGGAACATTTTTTTGA
- the kduI gene encoding 5-dehydro-4-deoxy-D-glucuronate isomerase, producing MAIYETRYASNPESVKAADTQKLRDEFLIQNVMKQDTLEWVYTHYDRFMVAGVVPVDKSVSLVTIDPLKAGYFLERRELGIINIGGTGSVTVDGTTYELQHKEALYVGQGNKEVAFSSEFAKSPAQFYLNSTPAHQSFPTKKIGTDDVEVIELGAPETANARTLRKYIVNSVVDVCQLQMGMTSIKTGSSWNTMPAHVHDRRMEVYFYFEVPEDQAVCHFMGQPQETRHIWMANKEAVISPPWSIHAGSGTSNYSFIWGMAGENLDYGDMDVCKINELR from the coding sequence ATGGCAATTTACGAGACAAGATACGCGTCTAACCCAGAATCAGTTAAAGCAGCTGACACTCAAAAATTACGGGATGAGTTTTTAATTCAAAACGTTATGAAACAAGACACACTAGAATGGGTATACACTCATTATGATCGGTTTATGGTTGCTGGTGTGGTGCCCGTGGATAAGTCAGTGTCATTAGTTACAATTGACCCTCTTAAAGCTGGTTATTTTTTAGAAAGAAGAGAATTAGGAATTATAAATATTGGTGGAACAGGTAGCGTTACTGTTGACGGAACAACTTATGAGCTTCAGCACAAAGAAGCACTTTATGTAGGTCAAGGCAATAAAGAGGTTGCATTTTCTAGCGAGTTTGCTAAAAGTCCAGCACAGTTCTATTTAAATTCTACACCTGCACACCAATCATTTCCTACTAAAAAAATAGGTACAGATGATGTTGAAGTGATAGAATTAGGAGCACCTGAAACCGCAAATGCAAGAACCTTAAGAAAGTACATTGTGAACAGTGTGGTTGATGTTTGTCAATTACAAATGGGGATGACTTCTATAAAAACAGGAAGTAGTTGGAATACAATGCCAGCTCACGTTCATGATAGAAGAATGGAAGTGTACTTCTATTTTGAAGTCCCAGAAGATCAAGCGGTTTGTCACTTTATGGGGCAACCTCAAGAGACCCGCCACATTTGGATGGCAAATAAAGAAGCTGTAATTTCACCACCATGGTCCATTCACGCAGGATCAGGAACCTCAAATTATTCATTTATCTGGGGAATGGCTGGAGAAAATTTAGACTATGGAGACATGGATGTCTGTAAAATAAACGAATTAAGATAA
- a CDS encoding gluconate 5-dehydrogenase, translating to MNLFNLEHKRALVTGGTHGLGMAMAEGLASAGAELIITSTTPSKLEEALDYYKGKGYKASGYIFDVTDEAVAKEKVALISKEIGDIHILVNNAGIIKRESALTMPVEDFRRVIDVDLVGPFIMAQLIGKQMVERKEGKIINICSMMSELGRNTVTAYAAAKGGLKMLTQNLATEWAKHNIQVNGIGPGYFATSQTEPIRVDGHPFNDFIINRTPAARWGNPEDLQGAAVFLASKASDFVNGQVIYVDGGILATIGKPTNED from the coding sequence ATGAACTTATTCAATTTAGAACATAAAAGAGCTTTGGTTACAGGTGGTACGCACGGTTTGGGTATGGCTATGGCCGAGGGGCTTGCCAGTGCAGGAGCCGAGTTGATCATTACCAGTACAACACCATCAAAATTAGAGGAAGCTTTAGATTACTATAAAGGAAAAGGCTATAAGGCTTCAGGCTATATTTTTGATGTAACTGATGAGGCTGTTGCAAAAGAAAAAGTAGCTTTAATTTCTAAGGAAATTGGAGATATTCACATTCTCGTAAATAATGCTGGAATCATAAAGCGTGAATCTGCTTTGACCATGCCGGTTGAAGATTTTAGACGCGTGATTGATGTTGATTTAGTTGGCCCATTTATCATGGCTCAATTAATTGGCAAACAAATGGTAGAGCGCAAAGAAGGTAAGATCATCAATATTTGCTCAATGATGAGTGAATTAGGTAGAAACACAGTAACAGCATATGCGGCTGCTAAAGGCGGATTAAAAATGTTGACGCAGAATCTGGCAACAGAATGGGCCAAACATAATATTCAAGTTAATGGTATTGGTCCAGGATATTTTGCGACGTCACAAACCGAGCCTATACGAGTAGATGGACACCCATTTAACGACTTTATAATAAACAGAACTCCTGCAGCACGCTGGGGAAACCCTGAAGATTTACAGGGAGCAGCCGTGTTTTTGGCCTCTAAGGCAAGTGATTTTGTTAACGGACAAGTGATTTATGTAGACGGTGGCATCCTCGCTACTATTGGGAAACCTACTAACGAAGATTAA
- the uxaC gene encoding glucuronate isomerase, whose protein sequence is MSSNFIHDNFLLENKYAEELYHNYSKHQPIIDYHNHLSPKEILDDQVYNNLTKVWINGDHYKWRAMRTLGVNEKFITGDASDKEKFMHWAKTVPYTMRNPLYHWTHLELSRYFDVNDLLNEKSAEKIYAETSEKLSSADYSCRNLLRKVNAELVCTTEDPIDSLEHHQKLATSDFEVKVSTAFRPDKAILIANSSYNDYIESLGKAADITIESYQDLKDALRSRIAYFNTNGCRLCDHGLNQISFVEFTESEVATIFKKKRNKEILSDEDVLKFETAILLFLAESYHEFGWVQQFHLGALRNNNARMHSILGPDTGWDSIGDYPQAEKLSAFLNALDSKNKLTKTIIYNLNPSDNEVMATMIGNFNDGSVKGKVQFGSGWWFLDQKDGMTKQLNALSNMSLISCFIGMLTDSRSFLSFPRHEYFRRILCNLVGEEVNRGELPKEEMEWIGKIVADISYGNAKNYFNF, encoded by the coding sequence ATGAGCTCAAATTTTATACACGATAATTTTTTATTAGAAAATAAATACGCTGAAGAATTATATCATAATTATTCTAAGCATCAGCCTATTATAGATTACCACAATCATCTTTCACCTAAAGAAATTTTAGATGATCAGGTTTACAATAATTTAACAAAGGTCTGGATCAACGGAGATCATTATAAATGGCGCGCCATGCGTACTTTGGGTGTAAACGAGAAGTTTATTACTGGAGATGCATCAGATAAAGAGAAGTTTATGCACTGGGCCAAAACGGTGCCTTATACTATGCGTAATCCTTTATATCATTGGACGCATTTGGAACTGTCTCGCTATTTTGACGTTAATGACTTATTAAATGAAAAATCTGCGGAAAAGATCTATGCAGAAACTTCAGAAAAATTAAGTAGTGCCGATTACAGCTGTAGAAATTTATTGAGAAAAGTCAATGCAGAACTCGTTTGTACCACCGAAGATCCTATAGATAGCTTAGAACATCATCAAAAACTAGCAACATCTGATTTTGAAGTTAAGGTGAGTACCGCGTTTCGACCAGATAAAGCCATTTTAATTGCTAACAGTAGTTACAATGACTATATAGAAAGCTTAGGTAAAGCAGCAGACATCACTATTGAATCCTACCAAGATTTAAAAGATGCTCTAAGGAGCAGGATTGCATATTTTAATACCAACGGGTGTAGATTGTGTGATCATGGGCTAAATCAAATTTCATTTGTTGAGTTTACCGAGAGCGAAGTAGCAACTATTTTCAAAAAGAAACGTAACAAAGAGATCCTTTCCGACGAGGATGTTTTAAAATTTGAAACGGCAATTCTTCTGTTTTTAGCTGAAAGCTATCACGAATTTGGATGGGTGCAGCAGTTTCATTTAGGTGCACTTCGTAATAATAATGCGCGTATGCATAGTATTTTGGGTCCAGATACGGGCTGGGATTCTATAGGAGATTATCCGCAAGCTGAAAAATTATCTGCATTTTTGAATGCATTGGATAGCAAGAATAAACTAACCAAAACCATTATTTATAACTTGAATCCGTCTGATAATGAAGTTATGGCAACCATGATTGGCAATTTCAATGATGGAAGCGTCAAAGGAAAAGTGCAGTTTGGTTCTGGATGGTGGTTTCTAGATCAAAAAGATGGTATGACCAAGCAGTTAAATGCTTTGTCAAATATGAGCTTGATTAGTTGCTTTATTGGGATGCTTACAGATTCTCGTAGTTTCTTGTCATTTCCAAGACATGAGTATTTTAGAAGAATTTTGTGTAACCTTGTAGGTGAAGAAGTTAATAGAGGTGAATTGCCAAAAGAAGAAATGGAATGGATTGGTAAAATAGTAGCAGATATTAGCTACGGCAACGCCAAGAACTATTTTAATTTTTAA
- a CDS encoding cupin domain-containing protein, translated as MIERAVFFETNKQEWEAVEDKIKRQIVGYDDTMMMVNVRFEKGGIGQLHHHIHTQSTFISEGKFEVTIGVDKKILKKGDSFFVPSNTPHGVICIEEGMLVDVFTPMRKDFVVKN; from the coding sequence ATGATTGAAAGGGCTGTTTTCTTTGAAACAAATAAGCAGGAGTGGGAGGCCGTTGAAGATAAAATCAAAAGGCAAATTGTAGGATATGATGATACGATGATGATGGTGAATGTACGCTTCGAGAAGGGCGGCATAGGTCAATTACACCATCACATTCATACACAAAGTACATTTATTTCCGAAGGTAAGTTTGAAGTGACTATTGGCGTAGATAAAAAAATCTTAAAAAAGGGCGATTCTTTTTTTGTTCCATCAAACACACCTCACGGCGTTATTTGTATTGAAGAAGGCATGTTGGTTGACGTTTTTACGCCTATGCGTAAAGACTTTGTAGTCAAAAACTAG
- a CDS encoding TRAP transporter substrate-binding protein, which produces MFKSIINKIAPVFIAALIFGCSEIEDGRTLKLAHSLDVNHSVHKAMMKMGEDLVEISGGKLKLEIYPSQQLGTERECIELLQIGSLDMTKVSVGVMENFAPRMRVFGLPYLFEDRQHAFDVLDGPIGQELLDEGTQYWIKGLGYYDAGSRSFYTKDKPINTPEDLEGLKIRVMESVTAMDMVKSLGGSPTPISWGELYTSLQQGVVDGAENNAPSFYLSRHYEVCKYYSLDEHTVLPDVLIIGTHIWEKLSAQEKEWLQEAVDKSVIYQRTLWADAENEALEEVQKAGVTVLRPDKKAFSDNVEGVYDAYKDDKDMLDLIKRIKKTN; this is translated from the coding sequence ATGTTCAAATCAATTATTAATAAGATAGCACCTGTTTTTATTGCAGCATTGATTTTTGGATGCAGTGAAATTGAGGACGGGCGAACCTTAAAACTGGCTCACAGTTTAGATGTCAATCATTCTGTTCATAAAGCTATGATGAAGATGGGAGAGGATCTGGTCGAAATTTCCGGTGGAAAATTGAAACTTGAAATTTATCCGAGTCAGCAATTAGGTACAGAACGTGAATGTATTGAGCTTCTCCAAATAGGAAGTTTAGACATGACCAAAGTTTCTGTTGGCGTGATGGAGAATTTTGCGCCAAGAATGAGAGTGTTTGGTCTTCCATATTTGTTTGAAGATCGGCAACATGCATTTGATGTGCTAGATGGCCCTATTGGTCAAGAACTTTTAGATGAAGGCACGCAATATTGGATCAAGGGTCTAGGCTATTACGATGCGGGTAGTAGAAGTTTTTACACTAAAGACAAGCCCATCAATACGCCTGAAGATTTGGAAGGCCTTAAGATTAGAGTCATGGAGAGTGTTACGGCAATGGACATGGTAAAGAGCTTAGGTGGCTCACCTACACCTATTTCTTGGGGAGAGCTATATACCTCATTGCAACAAGGTGTTGTAGATGGTGCCGAAAATAATGCGCCTAGTTTTTATCTATCTCGGCATTATGAGGTTTGCAAATACTACTCTTTAGACGAGCATACCGTTTTGCCAGATGTTTTAATTATTGGAACGCACATATGGGAAAAATTATCTGCTCAAGAAAAAGAGTGGCTACAAGAAGCTGTAGATAAGTCGGTGATATACCAACGTACATTATGGGCAGACGCAGAAAATGAAGCTTTAGAAGAGGTGCAAAAGGCAGGAGTAACTGTATTAAGACCAGATAAAAAAGCATTTTCGGATAATGTAGAAGGGGTTTATGATGCTTATAAAGATGATAAGGATATGCTAGATTTGATTAAGCGCATAAAAAAGACGAATTGA
- a CDS encoding TRAP transporter small permease: MALRKKIDGILGNLLVLIMGVMVINVIWQVFTRFIVGTPSSFTDELARYLMIWLGILGAAYVSGKNMHVAIDVLPQKASAKTQKKLKLIVSVLIILFAVLAMVIGGSRLVYITYVLDQQSPALQIPLAVVYLAIPLSGLLITYYKISDILNIE, from the coding sequence ATGGCATTAAGAAAAAAGATAGACGGTATTTTAGGCAATCTTCTTGTCCTGATTATGGGCGTGATGGTCATCAACGTGATTTGGCAGGTGTTTACAAGGTTTATTGTAGGAACTCCCAGTTCATTTACAGACGAGTTGGCTCGTTATTTAATGATTTGGTTAGGTATACTTGGAGCTGCTTATGTGTCTGGTAAAAATATGCACGTGGCTATTGACGTATTACCTCAAAAAGCTTCAGCTAAAACCCAAAAGAAATTAAAACTCATTGTGAGCGTGCTTATTATTTTATTTGCAGTGCTGGCAATGGTTATTGGAGGTAGTCGGTTAGTCTATATTACATATGTACTAGATCAGCAATCACCTGCTTTACAAATTCCTTTAGCTGTGGTATACTTAGCAATTCCCTTAAGCGGATTGCTGATTACCTATTATAAAATTTCAGATATCTTAAATATCGAGTAG
- a CDS encoding TRAP transporter large permease: MDYIPILVLVVSFIGLLSIGTPVAWSISISSVLTMLVSIPALPAFTTVSQRMGTGLDSFALLAIPFFILSGQLMNKGGIAHRLIAFAKTLVGSLPGGLALINVIGAMLMGAIAGSAMASASAMGSILGPEMEKEGYSKEFGAAVNITSATTGLIIPPSNVLIVYSLASGGVSIAALFLAGYIPGILTGLFLMIVASFWAKKKKYKLGERSSLKEVFKTFIDAVPSLFLLIIVIGGIVTGVFTATEASAIAVLYTLVLGFIYKEINTKSLPEILLDSSITTAVVMLLIGASMSMSWVMSYENIPQDISSSLLAISDNRIVILLIINLILLFVGIFMDMTPAVLIFTPIFLPVVVGLGMDPVHFGIIMVLNLCIGLCTPPVGSVLFVGVGVAQTTIQKVMKPLLPLFLAMVIALFLVTYIPELTLWLPSLFNL; encoded by the coding sequence ATGGATTATATCCCAATTTTAGTATTAGTAGTGAGTTTTATTGGTTTACTTTCTATAGGAACACCAGTTGCTTGGAGTATTTCTATTTCATCTGTCTTAACGATGCTTGTGAGTATTCCTGCATTGCCAGCATTTACAACGGTATCCCAACGTATGGGTACGGGTTTAGATAGTTTTGCATTGTTAGCCATTCCATTTTTTATTCTCTCAGGACAATTGATGAATAAAGGGGGCATCGCTCATAGACTTATCGCATTTGCCAAAACCTTGGTGGGATCACTTCCAGGAGGTTTGGCCTTAATTAACGTTATTGGAGCGATGTTGATGGGGGCAATTGCAGGTTCTGCTATGGCTTCTGCATCTGCCATGGGCAGTATTCTTGGACCAGAAATGGAAAAAGAAGGCTACTCAAAAGAGTTTGGAGCAGCGGTAAACATTACCTCTGCCACTACGGGATTAATCATTCCCCCGAGTAATGTATTAATCGTTTACTCTTTGGCAAGTGGTGGGGTTTCCATTGCAGCACTCTTTTTAGCAGGATACATCCCAGGAATTTTGACGGGATTGTTTTTGATGATCGTGGCATCTTTTTGGGCTAAAAAGAAAAAGTATAAACTTGGAGAACGAAGTTCTCTTAAAGAAGTGTTTAAAACATTTATTGACGCGGTGCCGAGTTTGTTTCTTTTGATCATTGTGATTGGAGGGATTGTAACTGGCGTTTTTACAGCTACAGAGGCGTCTGCTATTGCAGTGCTATACACGCTTGTTCTTGGCTTTATATACAAGGAAATCAATACAAAATCCCTCCCTGAAATTTTGTTAGACTCCTCGATCACTACTGCCGTAGTTATGTTGTTGATTGGTGCCTCCATGAGTATGTCTTGGGTGATGTCTTATGAAAATATTCCACAAGATATAAGTTCCTCGTTATTGGCGATAAGTGATAACAGAATTGTGATTCTACTCATCATTAATCTCATCTTATTGTTCGTCGGTATTTTTATGGATATGACGCCTGCAGTATTAATTTTTACACCAATATTCTTACCAGTAGTCGTTGGTTTAGGTATGGATCCCGTTCATTTCGGAATCATTATGGTCCTTAACTTATGTATAGGTCTCTGCACACCACCCGTGGGCTCAGTTCTCTTTGTGGGTGTGGGTGTTGCCCAAACCACTATTCAAAAAGTTATGAAACCCTTGTTGCCCTTATTTTTGGCAATGGTTATCGCTCTGTTTTTAGTGACTTACATACCTGAGTTAACCCTTTGGTTGCCAAGTTTATTCAACCTTTAA
- a CDS encoding tagaturonate reductase has protein sequence MSATLDKKLNRANLGLEKKLPIKVLQFGEGNFLRAFVDYALQQLNKSADFNAGVAVVQPIDRGMVDMLNDQDGLYTLFLKGIQKGEEIQEAELITNIVKGVNPYSDFQDYLDLAKEESLQFVISNTTEAGIAYVESDTMDMKPPSSFPAKLTLLLHERFKHFNGAEDKGLTIIPCELINHNSETLKEIILKYATLWKLDSAFTDWLSSSCSFHSTLVDRIVPGYPKDDIEAYNAQLDYKDNLIVAAEVFLLWVIEGGDDLKKKLPFHKTDLDVKIVDDMQPYRTRKVRILNGAHTSMVPFSLLYGNETVKETVDNEFTGAFVNRAIFEEINDTLPMEKAELDSFAEAVLDRFRNPFIKHKLADIALNSISKFKVRVLPSLLEFQSKNGKLPTHLTFALACLIRFYKGTWNGEQLPIKDSDDIVAEFQSIWKANTMKEVATAALQNTEFWDEDLTKINTLTEAITLALDEIEANGIEQGLANFSKTY, from the coding sequence ATGTCTGCAACGTTAGATAAAAAATTAAATAGGGCCAATCTTGGCTTAGAAAAAAAACTACCAATAAAAGTGCTACAGTTTGGTGAAGGTAATTTCTTAAGAGCCTTTGTAGATTATGCGCTTCAACAATTAAATAAGTCAGCAGATTTTAACGCTGGTGTGGCAGTTGTTCAGCCTATTGATCGCGGTATGGTTGACATGCTCAATGATCAAGACGGATTGTATACTTTGTTTTTAAAAGGTATTCAGAAAGGTGAAGAAATTCAGGAAGCAGAATTGATTACAAACATTGTAAAAGGTGTTAATCCGTATTCAGACTTTCAAGATTATTTAGATCTTGCAAAAGAAGAATCACTTCAATTTGTCATATCCAACACTACAGAAGCTGGTATTGCCTATGTTGAAAGTGACACTATGGATATGAAACCACCAAGCTCATTTCCCGCAAAACTAACCTTATTGTTGCACGAACGCTTTAAGCACTTTAATGGGGCAGAAGATAAAGGGTTAACCATCATTCCTTGTGAATTGATCAATCATAATTCTGAAACTCTAAAGGAGATCATCTTAAAATATGCGACCCTTTGGAAATTGGATAGCGCATTTACCGATTGGTTGTCTAGCAGTTGTTCTTTTCATAGTACTCTAGTAGACCGCATAGTGCCTGGTTATCCAAAAGATGATATTGAAGCTTATAACGCACAATTAGATTATAAAGACAATTTAATTGTAGCGGCCGAAGTGTTTTTACTTTGGGTGATTGAAGGTGGAGATGATTTAAAGAAAAAATTACCATTTCATAAAACAGATTTAGACGTTAAAATTGTAGATGATATGCAACCCTATCGTACTAGAAAAGTACGAATCTTGAATGGCGCGCATACCTCTATGGTTCCTTTTTCTTTACTCTACGGAAATGAAACGGTTAAAGAAACTGTAGATAATGAATTTACGGGAGCTTTCGTAAATAGGGCCATTTTCGAAGAGATTAATGATACACTTCCGATGGAAAAAGCAGAATTAGACAGTTTTGCTGAAGCCGTTTTAGATCGCTTTAGAAACCCATTCATCAAGCATAAATTAGCAGATATTGCCTTAAATTCAATTTCGAAATTTAAGGTGCGTGTATTGCCTAGTTTATTGGAATTTCAATCTAAAAACGGAAAGTTACCAACACACTTAACCTTTGCTTTAGCCTGTTTAATTAGATTCTATAAAGGCACATGGAACGGCGAGCAATTACCAATTAAAGATAGTGACGACATTGTTGCAGAATTTCAATCCATTTGGAAAGCAAACACGATGAAAGAAGTCGCCACAGCAGCACTTCAAAATACAGAATTTTGGGATGAGGATTTAACCAAAATCAACACTTTGACCGAAGCCATTACATTGGCTTTAGATGAAATTGAAGCTAACGGTATTGAGCAGGGTCTGGCCAATTTCAGTAAAACATATTAA